From the Phyllostomus discolor isolate MPI-MPIP mPhyDis1 chromosome 7, mPhyDis1.pri.v3, whole genome shotgun sequence genome, one window contains:
- the NKTR gene encoding NK-tumor recognition protein isoform X3 — translation MGAQDRPQCHFDIEINREPVGRIMFQLFSDICPKTCKNFLCLCSGEKGLGKTTGKKLCYKGSTFHRVVKNFMIQGGDFSEGNGKGGESIYGGYFKDENFILKHDRAFLLSMANRGKHTNGSQFFITTKPAPHLDGVHVVFGLVISGFEVIEQIENLKTDAASRPYADVRVIDCGVLATKSAKDVFEKKRKKPTHSEESDSSSNSSSSSESSSESEVEQERIRRRKHKRRPKVKHSKKRRKEASSSEEPRNKHTVSPKGHSERSDTNGKRSVDSNAKREKPVVRPEEIPPVPENRFLLRRDMPLVTVEPELKIPDATPTVSDQKPSVSKSGRKIKGRGTIRYHTPPRSRSCSESDDDDSSETPPHWKEEMQRLRAYRPPSGEKWSKGDKLSDPCSSRWDERSLSQRSRSWSYNGYYSDLSTRHSDGHHKKHRKEKKVKHKKKAKKQKHCRRHKQTKKRRMIVPSDIESSKSSTRRMKPSGDREGRSRSSSSTSHHSSKRDWSKSDKDDQSSSTHSSRDSYRSKSHSQSYSRGSSRSRTPSKSSSHSRSRSKSRSSSKSAHQRTASESPRRTASQLSENKPVKAEPLRAVVPQNESIIVPPPVVAENIPVIPLSDSPPPSRWKPGQKPWKPSYERIQEMKEKTTHLLPIQSTYSLASIKDTGGSSSYHKREKNSESDQSAYSKYSDRSSESSPRSRSRSSRSRSYSRSYSRSRSVASSRSRSRSPSSRSRSRNKYSDRSQYSRSSSYSSVSSDAGRRAKRKLRSRGKKSSASNKRRSSSSEKTLRNKYVKGRDKPSCQRKYSESRSSLDYSSDSDRSSVQAAQSAQGRGKQVQTEMNNKQEKNRDGGKSKPERERPRSKRTLKGDLSDHFRNGGKPKRKNYAGSKWDSESNSERDVTKNSKSNSRPSSDKEEGEATSDSESELGETHTKAKPTAKASAGPSPGDGSGARRPGRQRPSASDSEGSCLDSEHPRGKLRKRKHGSKENLKREHAKKVKEKTKGKKDKKHKAPKRKQAFHWQPPLEFGEEEEEEVSEKQVTQEAQEKKQVSENSETTKENTPQPEKPREDGSLSGKQNAAATPSDAEQPADDDGKLSASPAPSRAEEKVAGSPPRAQPVEDSVPSGVEDVFQADDNMEICTPDRSSPAKVEGASPLGGVQQDVPEVDLVKEEVQAEHPEAEARTQDSSVTEGPAVGEAGKVDGGPAGPAGAVESTVRKEVADRGQLGLLDNKWKPLQGAGHLAAPAAVTSSALEGKALTALPEVKPQGLRIEIKSKNKVRPGSLFDEVRKTARLNRRPRNQESSSDEQTPSRDGDSQSRSPSRSRSKSETKSRHRTRSVSYSHSRSRSRSSTSSYRSRSYSRSRSRGWYSRGRTRSRSSSSRSYKSHRFFM, via the exons CACCACAAAACCTGCTCCACACCTGGATGG GGTTCATGTTGTCTTTGGACTAGTTATTTCCGGTTTTGAAGTAATCGAGCAAATCGAAAATCTGAAAACCGATGCTGCGAGCAGACCTTACGCAGACGTGCGAGTTATCGACTGTGGGGTGCTTGCCACGAAGTCAGCCAAAGATG tatttgagaaaaaaaggaagaaaccaaCTCATTCAGAAGAATCGGATTCCTCTTCgaattcctcttcctcttcagaATCATCTTCAGAAAGTGAGGTTGAACAGGAGCGAATCAGAAGAAGGAAACATAAGAGGAGGCCAAAAGTTAAACATTCTAAGAAGAGACGAAAGGAAGCAAGCAGTTCCGAAGAGCCAAGGAATAAACACACAGTGAGCCCAAAAGG TCACTCTGAGAGGAGTGATACCAATGGGAAAAGGTCCGTGGATTCGAATGCTAAGAGGGAAAAGCCGGTGGTCCGCCCAGAAGAGATACCGCCAGTGCCTGAGAACCGGTTTTTACTCAGAAGAGATATGCCTCTTGTCACAGTCGAACCTGAACT GAAGATTCCTGATGCTACACCCACTGTAAGTGATCAGAAACCATCTGTGTCAAAGTCTGGACGGAAGATTAAAGGAAGGGGCACAATT CGCTATCACACACCGCCGAGATCCAGGTCGTGTTCGGAGTCGGATGACGACGACAGCAGCGAGACGCCCCCTCACTGGAAGGAGGAGATGCAGAGACTGAGGGCCTACAGGCCGCCCAGTGGGGAGAAGTGGAGTAAAGGAGACAA GTTAAGTGACCCCTGTTCAAGCCGATGGGATGAAAGAAGCTTGTCCCAGAGATCGAGATCATGGTCTTACAATGGGTATTATTCAGACCTTAGTACAAGACACTCCGATGGTCAccataaaaaacacagaaaagagaagaaggttaaacataaaaagaaagctaaaaagcAGAAACATTGCAGGAGACACAAACAGACTAAGAAGAGAAGGATGATTGTGCCATCTGACATAGAATCCTCAAAGTCTTCCACCCGGCGGATGAAGCCCTCTGGTGACAGAGAAGGGAGGTCGCGGTCTTCCTCATCCACCTCTCATCACTCGTCAAAGCGGGACTGGTCTAAATCGGACAAGGATGACCAGAGCTCTTCAACTCATTCCAGCAGAGACTCCTACAGATCAAAGTCTCACTCGCAGTCTTACTCTAGAGGAAGCTCAAGATCAAGGACGCCGTCAAAATCCTCATCACATTCTCGAAGTCGATCCAAGTCCAGGTCCAGTTCCAAGTCAGCGCACCAGCGGACGGCATCAGAGTCGCCGAGAAGAACAGCCTCTCAGCTGAGTGAGAACAAACCCGTTAAAGCAGAGCCTTTGAGAGCAGTAGTGCCACAAAATGAGAGCATCATAGTACCACCACCAGTGGTGGCAGAAAATATTCCCGTAATTCCGCTGAGTGACAGTCCCCCTCCTTCGAGGTGGAAGCCTGGGCAGAAGCCCTGGAAGCCCTCTTATGAGCGAAttcaggaaatgaaagagaaaacaaccCATTTGCTGCCCATCCAAAGCACTTACAGTTTAGCAAGTATTAAAGACACTGGTGGCTCATCATCCTaccacaaaagagaaaagaattcgGAAAGTGACCAGAGTGCTTATTCAAAATACAGTGACAGAAGTTCAGAAAGTTCACCAAGGTCAAGAAGCAGATCCTCCAGGAGCAGATCTTACTCCAGATCGTACTCCAGGTCACGAAGCGTAGCTAGTTCGCGTTCGAGGTCTAGGTCTCCCTCCTCTAGATCTCGTTCGCGGAACAAGTACAGTGACCGTTCCCAGTACAGTCGGTCATCGTCGTACTCTTCTGTCAGCAGTGACGCCGGCAGGCGAGccaagaggaaactgaggtcccgTGGGAAAAAAAGTAGCGCTTCAAATAAAAGGCGCAGCAGCAGTTCTGAAAAGACACTTCGCAATAAATATGTGAAGGGCAGAGACAAGCCGTCGTGTCAGAGAAAGTACAGCGAAAGCAGGTCATCTTTGGATTATTCTTCGGACAGCGATCGGTCAAGTGTTCAGGCTGCACAGTCCGCCCAGGGAAGAGGGAAGCAAGTCCAGACGGAAATGAAtaataaacaagagaaaaacagagatggGGGAAAATCCAAGCCTGAACGGGAACGCCCTCGTTCAAAAAGAACTCTGAAAGGGGATCTCTCTGATCACTTTAGAAATGGCGGTAAGCCTAAAAGGAAGAATTACGCCGGGAGCAAATGGGACTCAGAGTCCAATTCGGAACGAGATGTAACCAAAAACAGTAAAAGTAACTCCCGGCCGTCCTCCGataaggaggaaggggaggccaCGTCAGATTCCGAATCAGAGTTGGGTGAAACTCACACCAAAGCCAAACCCACAGCAAAGGCTTCGGCAGGCCCTTCGCCGGGTGACGGCAGCGGTGCTCGGAGGCCGGGCAGACAGCGGCCCTCGGCCTCGGACTCGGAGGGGTCCTGTCTCGACTCGGAGCACCCTCGGGGGAAGCTGCGGAAGCGCAAACACGGGTCAAAGGAGAACCTCAAGAGGGAACACGccaaaaaagtgaaagagaaaacaaagggcaagaaagataaaaagcacAAGGCTCCAAAACGAAAACAGGCCTTCCACTGGCAGCCTCCGCTGGAatttggggaagaggaggaggaggaggttagTGAAAAGCAAGTGACTCAGGAGGCACAGGAGAAAAAACAAGTGTCTGAAAACAGCGAAACCACAAAGGAAAACACCCCCCAACCTGAGAAGCCCCGTGAGGATGGCAGCCTCTCAGGTAAACAGAATGCGGCGGCGACCCCCTCGGATGCCGAGCAGCCGGCCGACGACGACGGTAAGCTCAGCGCCTCCCCCGCACCTTCACGTGCAGAGGAGAAGGTGGCCGGTTCACCCCCACGCGCTCAGCCTGTCGAAGACAGTGTGCCCAGCGGAGTGGAGGACGTGTTCCAGGCCGATGACAACATGGAGATTTGCACCCCGGATAGGAGTTCCCCAGCAAAGGTGGAGGGGGCGTCCCCTCTGGGAGGTGTGCAGCAGGATGTGCCCGAGGTAGACCTCGTGAAGGAGGAAGTGCAGGCGGAGCACCCCGAGGCAGAGGCGCGCACGCAGGACAGCAGCGTGACCGAAGGCCCCGCGGTGGGCGAGGCGGGGAAAGTGGACGGCGGGCCTGCGGGCCCGGCCGGCGCCGTGGAAAGCACGGTGAGGAAGGAGGTGGCCGACAGGGGCCAGCTCGGCCTCCTGGACAATAAGTGGAAGCCCCTACAAGGGGCGGGCCACCTGGCAGCACCGGCGGCTGTCACATCCAGTGCCCTGGAAGGCAAGGCACTGACCGCTCTGCCTGAAGTGAAGCCGCAAGGCTTGAggattgaaattaagagcaaaaaTAAAGTGCGGCCTGGGTCTCTCTTTGATGAAGTAAGAAAGACTGCACGCTTGAACCGGAGGCCGAGAAATCAGGAGAGCTCAAGTGATGAGCAGACGCCTAGTCGGGACGGCGACAGCCAGTCCCGGAGTCCCAGTCGGTCTCGCAGTAAATCCGAAACCAAGTCGAGGCACAGAACACGGTCTGTCTCCTACAGTCATTCGAGAAGTCGGTCGCGAAGTTCCACGTCATCTTATCG GTCAAGAAGCTATTCTCGAAGTCGGAGCAGAGGGTGGTACAGCAGGGGCCGCACGAGAAGCCGGAGCAGTTCCTCCCGCAGTTACAAAAGTCACAG ATTTTTTATGTAG